In Runella sp. SP2, the genomic window ATATTTATCAATTCTGGACAAGAGTGGGTTCCTTATACGAGTTTCAAAAACGACGCGAGTTTGGCCTATTTTCAAGGAAGTCTGATGCTACGCCCTGTGTTAGGAACCGTAAAATCATCTGACCCATTAACCTCTGTCGAACCCACCGAAGAAGCCGAATGGGAGGTATATCCGAACCCTACGCGAGGCAGTGTAAGTTGGAATTCGGGGGATGTAAAATACATTGAAGTATATCAACTCAACGGTACACGATTGCGTTCTCAGCCTGTTCAGCCCGCCGAGCGCAGCATTGATTTGACACCGTTAGGCGATGGAATTTATTTTTTACGGCTTTCCAACGAAAAGAAAACTGTCGTGAAGAAAATTTTGTTGAGCAAATAAATTAAGAACAACGATGGATATTACAGTAGAAGAACTAAAACAACGCATCGAAAGCGGCGAAGAAATCAACCTCATTGATGTCCGCGAAGATTACGAATACGAAGCCGATAACATTGGAGGCTTGTTGATTCCATTGGGAGACCTTCCGCATCGCCTCTCAGAAATCGACCACCTCAAGGAGCAAGAGGTATTGGTACACTGCCGCTCAGGCAAGCGTAGCGAAACCGCCCAACGTTTTATGCAAAGCCAAGGCTTTACGAATGTTCGTAACGTCATTGGTGGCATTCTTGCTTACAACGAACTTGACTAAGCTTGGCTTTATGCCATAACAAAAACGGGGAGCTTTACACTCCCCGTTTTTGTTTTATACCGACATTACGTCTTGTTCTTTTGCGGTGTAAATCGTTTCAATTTTAGCGACAAAACTATCCGTTAGTTTTTGTACGCGTTCTTCGGCACGTTTTACTTCGTCCTCCGAAACCCCTTCTTTGGTTAGTTTGCGGAGTTCGTTATTCGTACTTTGGCGAATATTCCGAACGTTCACTTTTGCCGTTTCGATTTCTTGTTTTACTCGCTTCATCAAATCACGGCGGCGTTCTTCAGTGAGCATTGGAATACTCAA contains:
- a CDS encoding rhodanese-like domain-containing protein, with amino-acid sequence MDITVEELKQRIESGEEINLIDVREDYEYEADNIGGLLIPLGDLPHRLSEIDHLKEQEVLVHCRSGKRSETAQRFMQSQGFTNVRNVIGGILAYNELD